A single Flavobacterium sp. 1 DNA region contains:
- a CDS encoding 2-oxoglutarate dehydrogenase E1 component has product MDRFSFLNAAHTEFFAQLYDQYLENPDSVEPSWRSFFQGFDFGMTTYNDENPVQRIVEYVESNADYSLVSDKLQKEFNVLKLIDGYRTRGHLFTKTNPVRDRRTYSPTLDIENFGLTTADLSTVFDAAQVIGVPPCSLQDIVDRLKAIYCQYIGVEYMYIRNPSVVKWIQDKLGVNNNQPNFSVEEKKTILNKLNQAVSFENFLHTKYVGQKRFSLEGGESVIPALDALIEKAAEKGVEQFVMGMAHRGRLNVLANIFGKSTQDIFGEFDGKDYDQEYFDGDVKYHLGLTADKVTKSGKKININLAPNPSHLETVGAVIEGITRAKQDKYFADDFSKVLPIAVHGDAAIAGQGILYEIIQMSLLDGYKTGGTIHIVINNQVGFTTNYLDARSSTYCTDVAKVTLSPVLHVNADDAEAVVHAVSFALDYRMEYGRDVFIDLLGYRKYGHNEGDEPRFTQPVLYKIIAKHQNPRDIYAEKLLAEGVIDASFVNALEKEYKADLEENLEASRKKDLTIITPFMQNEWKGFKQVSDDVMLQNVDTSFAKKSLDSIIKTVSTLPSDKKFINKITKIVSDRKAGYDNNTIDWGTAETLAYGSLLNEGFDIRISGQDVERGTFSHRHAVVKVEDSEEEVILLNAIENKKGNFGIFNSHLSEYGVLGFDYGYALANPNALTIWEAQFGDFSNGAQIMIDQYISCGEDKWNNQNGIVLLLPHGYEGQGAEHSSARMERYLQLCARHNMYVADCTTPANFFHLLRRQMKTTFRKPLVVFSPKSLLRDPRCVSSVEELAKGSFQETIDDETVNKKDVKTLVFCTGKFYYDIVAERENSGRNDVAVVRVEQLFPFPAEQIKAIIAKYPNADDYVWAQEEPKNMGAYSFMLMNFDFIKWRLASLKAYAAPASGSYTRAKRRHADAIRMVFDKNLFR; this is encoded by the coding sequence ATGGATAGGTTTTCATTTTTAAACGCAGCACACACAGAATTTTTTGCTCAATTATACGATCAATATTTAGAAAACCCAGATAGCGTAGAACCTAGCTGGAGAAGTTTTTTTCAAGGTTTCGATTTTGGAATGACTACTTATAATGATGAAAATCCAGTTCAGCGAATTGTTGAATATGTAGAAAGCAATGCTGACTACAGTTTGGTTTCGGATAAACTGCAAAAAGAATTCAATGTTTTAAAATTAATTGATGGATACCGCACCCGTGGACATTTATTCACAAAAACAAATCCGGTTCGAGATCGCAGAACATATAGCCCGACTTTGGATATTGAAAATTTCGGATTAACAACTGCTGATCTTTCAACTGTTTTTGATGCAGCTCAGGTAATTGGTGTTCCACCGTGTTCTTTGCAGGATATTGTAGATCGCCTTAAAGCTATTTACTGTCAGTATATTGGGGTTGAATATATGTATATTAGGAATCCTAGTGTTGTAAAATGGATTCAAGACAAATTGGGAGTAAATAATAATCAGCCTAATTTCTCTGTTGAGGAAAAGAAAACAATCTTAAATAAATTAAATCAAGCAGTTTCTTTCGAGAATTTTTTGCATACCAAATATGTAGGGCAAAAACGTTTCTCATTAGAAGGAGGAGAATCTGTAATTCCAGCTCTTGATGCTTTGATCGAAAAAGCGGCCGAAAAAGGAGTAGAGCAGTTTGTGATGGGAATGGCTCACCGCGGGCGCTTGAATGTCTTGGCTAACATTTTCGGAAAATCAACTCAGGATATCTTCGGTGAATTTGACGGAAAAGATTACGATCAGGAATACTTTGACGGGGATGTAAAATACCACTTAGGTCTTACTGCTGATAAAGTAACTAAATCTGGTAAAAAAATAAACATCAATTTAGCTCCAAATCCTTCGCATCTTGAAACAGTAGGTGCAGTAATCGAAGGAATTACAAGAGCCAAACAAGATAAATATTTTGCAGATGATTTCTCTAAAGTTTTGCCAATTGCCGTTCACGGTGATGCTGCAATTGCAGGGCAGGGGATTTTGTATGAAATCATTCAAATGTCATTGCTTGACGGATACAAAACAGGCGGTACGATTCACATTGTAATCAATAACCAGGTTGGTTTTACAACAAACTATTTAGATGCTCGTTCCTCTACTTATTGTACAGATGTTGCCAAAGTGACGCTTTCGCCAGTATTGCACGTAAATGCTGATGATGCAGAGGCTGTTGTACATGCAGTATCCTTTGCGTTGGATTACAGAATGGAGTATGGCCGCGACGTCTTTATCGATTTATTAGGATACAGAAAATACGGTCATAACGAAGGTGATGAACCTCGTTTTACACAACCAGTTTTATATAAAATCATTGCAAAACATCAAAACCCTAGAGACATTTATGCCGAGAAATTATTGGCAGAAGGCGTTATCGATGCTTCTTTTGTAAATGCATTAGAAAAAGAATACAAAGCAGATCTTGAAGAAAATTTAGAAGCTTCCCGCAAAAAAGACCTGACAATCATTACTCCATTTATGCAGAATGAATGGAAAGGATTCAAACAGGTTTCTGATGATGTGATGCTTCAAAATGTAGATACATCTTTTGCTAAAAAATCTTTGGATTCTATTATCAAAACGGTATCGACTTTACCATCTGATAAAAAATTCATTAACAAAATAACCAAAATTGTTTCTGACAGAAAAGCAGGATACGATAACAATACTATCGATTGGGGAACTGCCGAAACATTAGCCTACGGTTCGCTTTTGAATGAAGGATTTGATATTCGAATTTCAGGGCAAGACGTAGAGCGTGGGACATTCTCTCACCGTCATGCCGTAGTTAAAGTAGAAGATTCTGAAGAAGAAGTAATCTTATTGAACGCTATCGAAAACAAAAAAGGAAACTTCGGTATTTTCAATTCACATTTATCTGAATATGGTGTTCTTGGTTTTGATTACGGTTACGCCTTAGCAAATCCAAATGCATTAACTATTTGGGAAGCACAATTTGGAGATTTCAGCAATGGAGCCCAAATTATGATTGATCAATATATTTCTTGCGGTGAAGACAAATGGAACAATCAAAACGGTATTGTTTTATTATTGCCTCACGGATACGAAGGACAGGGAGCAGAGCACTCATCTGCAAGAATGGAGCGTTACTTACAGCTTTGTGCCAGACACAATATGTATGTTGCCGATTGTACAACGCCAGCCAACTTTTTCCACTTGTTGAGAAGACAAATGAAAACAACTTTCCGTAAACCGCTTGTTGTTTTCTCTCCAAAAAGTTTATTGCGTGACCCAAGATGCGTGTCTTCAGTGGAAGAATTAGCAAAAGGAAGTTTCCAAGAAACTATTGATGACGAAACAGTAAATAAAAAGGACGTAAAAACATTGGTTTTCTGTACAGGTAAATTCTATTATGATATTGTTGCCGAAAGAGAAAACAGCGGAAGAAATGATGTTGCAGTTGTTCGTGTCGAGCAATTATTTCCTTTCCCGGCAGAACAGATTAAAGCAATTATCGCTAAATATCCAAATGCTGACGATTATGTTTGGGCACAGGAAGAGCCTAAAAA
- a CDS encoding site-specific integrase, translating to MTKSIILHQINSENKGTLFIRFFDGHGNKKLISLKFKMFKKDFEKSYIKDLLLFGKNQNFNHIEINNKVREYENHNPFSETQSVNFTSFTDFFKREVDNTTKQSTKHTNQYVLNSLNDFRKTIHFEDLNRDLMKSYMNFLIKRREAKPIRKSTIRKYFQVIKTVCNIAKREGHIINENTFDIVIGKDENINNKVLTKNDIEILNNIQKDQRYFYERNVFLFSLYTQGLRVSDALFIRVENFKQSHIEIGMTKTKNTLQIQYSDKIMDILMDVLDIPNPIKRFKMQNAQIYIKQQANETLIDRHTVEGRKKRRVQKEILSNLLKSKYQEFNIKETILKKFKEKYKPNDFLFKDLLNDHYFKNSMKVDIDNKVWRGSQISVQNYNQKLKIMSRIYDLSVGQNISSHSARYTFVNLLLEKNTNVYLISKALGHSNLSITEKYIRRNFGAERLNITETLSNIFD from the coding sequence ATGACTAAATCCATCATATTACATCAAATAAATTCAGAAAACAAAGGAACTCTATTCATTAGATTTTTTGATGGACATGGCAACAAAAAACTTATATCTCTAAAATTTAAAATGTTTAAGAAAGACTTTGAAAAGTCCTACATTAAAGATTTATTATTGTTTGGGAAAAATCAGAACTTTAATCATATTGAAATCAACAATAAAGTTAGAGAGTACGAAAACCACAACCCCTTTTCAGAAACTCAATCTGTAAACTTTACTTCTTTTACTGATTTTTTCAAAAGAGAAGTAGATAATACAACCAAACAATCTACAAAACACACAAATCAATATGTCCTAAATTCATTAAATGATTTTAGAAAAACAATACACTTTGAAGACTTAAATCGAGATTTAATGAAGTCTTACATGAATTTCCTCATCAAAAGAAGAGAAGCAAAACCAATAAGAAAATCAACAATAAGAAAGTATTTTCAAGTCATAAAAACAGTTTGCAACATTGCCAAAAGAGAAGGACATATAATAAATGAAAACACATTTGACATCGTAATAGGTAAAGACGAAAACATTAACAATAAAGTATTAACCAAAAATGACATTGAAATACTAAACAACATACAAAAGGATCAAAGATATTTTTACGAAAGGAATGTATTTCTATTTTCATTATACACCCAAGGTTTAAGGGTTTCAGATGCATTGTTTATTAGAGTAGAGAATTTCAAACAATCACATATTGAAATAGGAATGACAAAAACTAAAAATACATTACAAATTCAATATTCAGACAAAATAATGGACATATTAATGGATGTGTTAGACATTCCAAATCCAATAAAAAGATTCAAAATGCAAAATGCCCAAATTTACATAAAACAACAAGCTAATGAAACACTAATAGATAGACATACCGTTGAAGGAAGAAAAAAAAGAAGAGTCCAAAAAGAAATCCTTTCAAATCTTTTAAAGAGTAAATATCAAGAATTCAACATAAAAGAAACAATACTAAAGAAATTTAAAGAAAAATATAAACCTAACGATTTTCTTTTTAAGGATTTGTTAAATGACCACTATTTTAAGAATTCAATGAAAGTTGATATTGACAATAAAGTATGGAGAGGTTCTCAAATTTCTGTTCAAAATTACAATCAGAAACTAAAAATCATGTCAAGAATATATGACTTATCAGTAGGTCAGAATATTAGTTCTCATTCCGCAAGATATACATTCGTAAATCTATTATTAGAAAAAAACACCAATGTTTATCTCATATCTAAAGCCCTAGGTCATTCAAACCTCTCAATCACTGAAAAATATATCAGACGAAATTTTGGAGCCGAAAGACTAAATATAACGGAAACATTATCTAATATTTTTGATTAA
- a CDS encoding GIY-YIG nuclease family protein: protein MDKLEQLKPYITEMDSLFQELFEEFEISDLLKRNELPKYRGIYAFYENGKPIYVGRANNIRKRIQWHTRESSGSESASFAFNLAKMEYAKKSEITLQRKQLMQIEEFIEIFRKHKLNLTNIEFRCIAVENDILQTMFEPYLAFKLGTYPINNTFENH from the coding sequence ATGGATAAATTAGAACAATTGAAGCCTTACATTACAGAAATGGATTCATTATTTCAAGAATTATTTGAAGAATTTGAAATATCTGATTTATTGAAAAGAAACGAATTACCAAAATATCGTGGCATTTATGCTTTCTACGAAAACGGAAAACCAATATACGTTGGACGTGCAAATAATATCCGCAAAAGAATTCAATGGCATACCAGAGAAAGTTCAGGAAGTGAAAGCGCAAGTTTTGCATTTAACCTTGCGAAAATGGAATATGCAAAGAAGAGTGAAATAACATTGCAAAGAAAGCAACTAATGCAAATTGAAGAATTTATAGAAATTTTCAGAAAGCATAAATTAAATTTAACAAATATAGAATTCAGATGTATCGCTGTAGAAAATGATATTTTGCAGACAATGTTTGAACCATATCTTGCTTTTAAATTGGGAACTTATCCAATAAATAACACGTTTGAAAATCATTAA